The following are encoded together in the Streptomyces sp. NBC_00358 genome:
- a CDS encoding glycosyltransferase family 87 protein: MPSAETTRVSAHEPELVRPTKDDEVAASGSELIGGPIGRRALLGTSWWTPIRVVALVAIGMFVLGMVQKLPCYDGGWFFGASSQYTHACYSDIPHLYQGRGFADGLVPYFDKIPGDMDYLEYPVLTGVFMEVAAWLTPGSGSIQHQEQVYWMVNAGMLMACAAVIAVCTARTHRRRPWDGLLVALAPAFALTATINWDLLAVALLAAAMLMWSRGRALAFGILIGLATAAKFYPFLVLGPLFLLCWRAGKWREFGTAMLGAVGAWLVVNLPVMYLAPEGWAKFYSFSHDRGVDFGSVFLFISQWMKISITPDAANTWALVLMVIICAGLSVVALTAPRRPRFAQLAFLIVAAFILTNKVYSPQYVLWLVPLAVLARPRWRDFLIWQACEVAYFLGIWMYLAYTTSGDAHKGLPTDGYQVAIAVHLLGTLYLCGVVVRDIFMPERDVVRRAGDDDPSGGLLDGAEDVFVLGAAAHPARHAAPFDGLPQVDWGADTTPGDRSL; the protein is encoded by the coding sequence ATGCCCAGTGCAGAGACGACGCGCGTGAGCGCGCACGAGCCGGAGCTGGTGCGGCCGACCAAGGACGACGAGGTCGCCGCCAGCGGCAGTGAGCTGATCGGCGGCCCTATCGGGCGACGAGCCCTGCTCGGGACGTCCTGGTGGACGCCCATACGGGTCGTGGCGCTGGTGGCGATCGGAATGTTCGTCCTCGGTATGGTCCAGAAGCTGCCTTGCTACGACGGCGGCTGGTTCTTCGGAGCCAGTTCGCAGTACACGCACGCGTGCTACTCGGACATCCCGCACCTGTACCAGGGGCGGGGTTTCGCCGACGGTCTCGTACCGTACTTCGACAAGATCCCCGGCGACATGGACTACCTCGAGTACCCGGTGCTGACCGGCGTGTTCATGGAAGTCGCGGCCTGGCTCACTCCGGGCAGCGGGAGCATCCAGCACCAGGAGCAGGTCTACTGGATGGTCAACGCGGGGATGCTGATGGCCTGCGCGGCTGTCATCGCCGTATGCACCGCGCGCACCCACCGTCGCCGCCCCTGGGACGGCCTCCTGGTCGCTCTCGCGCCCGCTTTCGCGCTGACGGCCACCATCAACTGGGATCTCCTCGCCGTGGCCCTGCTGGCCGCCGCGATGCTGATGTGGTCGCGGGGACGCGCCCTGGCCTTCGGCATCCTGATCGGGCTCGCCACAGCGGCCAAGTTCTACCCGTTCCTGGTGCTCGGGCCGCTTTTCCTGCTGTGCTGGCGGGCCGGCAAGTGGCGCGAGTTCGGTACGGCGATGCTCGGTGCCGTCGGTGCCTGGCTGGTCGTGAACCTTCCGGTCATGTACCTCGCGCCCGAAGGGTGGGCGAAGTTCTACAGCTTCAGCCATGACCGCGGCGTCGACTTCGGTTCGGTCTTCCTCTTCATCTCGCAGTGGATGAAGATCTCGATCACCCCCGACGCCGCCAACACCTGGGCGCTGGTCCTGATGGTGATCATCTGCGCGGGGCTGAGCGTCGTCGCGCTCACCGCCCCCCGCCGCCCCCGCTTCGCCCAGCTCGCCTTCCTGATCGTCGCGGCCTTCATCCTCACGAACAAGGTCTACTCGCCGCAGTACGTGCTGTGGCTCGTCCCGCTCGCCGTGCTGGCCCGGCCGCGCTGGCGGGACTTCCTGATCTGGCAGGCGTGCGAGGTCGCGTACTTCCTGGGCATCTGGATGTACCTCGCTTACACGACCAGCGGGGACGCTCACAAGGGCCTGCCGACCGACGGGTACCAAGTCGCCATCGCCGTACACCTGTTGGGGACCCTGTACCTGTGCGGGGTGGTCGTGCGGGACATCTTCATGCCGGAACGCGACGTGGTGCGCCGGGCCGGGGACGACGATCCGTCGGGCGGGCTGCTGGACGGCGCGGAGGATGTCTTCGTTCTCGGGGCTGCCGCACATCCGGCGCGGCACGCCGCACCCTTCGACGGGCTTCCCCAGGTCGACTGGGGAGCGGACACGACTCCTGGAGACCGTTCGCTCTGA
- a CDS encoding alanine racemase, giving the protein MALTLYVDTARWRAHHKQVSEQFPGLVPVCKGNGYGFGHERLADEATRLGSDILAVGTTYEAARIKDWFGGDLLVLTPFRRGEEPVPLPDRVIRSVSSIDGVYGLVGARVVIEVMSSMKRHGVSEQDLPHLHSAIENVRLEGFAIHLPLDRTDGSDAVEEVIGWMDRLRAARLPLHTMFVSHLKAEELARLQQQFPQTHFRARIGTRLWLGDHEATEYRGAVLDVTRVSKGDRFGYRQQKAASDGWLVVVAGGTSHGVGLEAPKALHGVMPRAKGVARAGLATVNRNLSPFVWDGKQRWFAEPPHMQVSILFVPSDASEPRVGDELVAHLRHTTTQFDRVVER; this is encoded by the coding sequence ATGGCGCTCACGCTCTACGTCGACACCGCGCGCTGGCGGGCACACCACAAGCAGGTGTCCGAGCAGTTCCCGGGACTCGTCCCCGTCTGCAAAGGCAACGGCTACGGCTTCGGCCACGAACGGCTCGCGGACGAGGCCACCCGCCTGGGTTCGGACATCCTCGCCGTCGGCACCACGTACGAGGCCGCCCGGATCAAGGACTGGTTCGGCGGCGATCTACTGGTCCTGACGCCGTTCAGGCGCGGCGAGGAGCCCGTTCCGCTGCCCGACCGCGTCATCCGCTCCGTGTCGTCCATCGACGGCGTGTACGGCCTTGTGGGCGCCCGTGTCGTCATCGAGGTGATGTCCTCGATGAAGCGGCACGGCGTGAGCGAGCAGGACCTGCCGCACCTGCACTCCGCCATCGAGAACGTCAGGCTGGAGGGCTTCGCGATCCATCTGCCGCTGGACCGTACCGACGGCTCGGACGCCGTCGAGGAGGTCATCGGCTGGATGGACCGCCTGCGCGCGGCCCGTCTGCCCCTGCACACGATGTTCGTCAGCCACCTCAAGGCGGAGGAACTCGCGCGGCTTCAGCAGCAGTTCCCGCAGACGCACTTCCGCGCCCGTATCGGCACGCGGCTGTGGCTGGGGGACCACGAGGCCACCGAGTACCGCGGGGCCGTCCTGGACGTCACACGCGTCTCCAAGGGCGACCGCTTCGGCTACCGGCAGCAGAAGGCCGCCTCGGACGGCTGGCTGGTGGTCGTGGCGGGCGGTACGTCGCACGGGGTGGGCCTGGAGGCTCCCAAGGCGCTGCACGGCGTCATGCCGCGCGCCAAGGGCGTCGCCCGCGCCGGCCTCGCGACGGTCAACCGGAACCTTTCCCCGTTCGTCTGGGACGGCAAGCAGCGCTGGTTCGCCGAGCCGCCGCACATGCAGGTCTCGATTCTCTTCGTGCCCTCCGACGCCTCGGAGCCGAGGGTCGGGGACGAGTTGGTGGCCCATCTGCGGCACACCACCACGCAGTTCGACCGCGTCGTCGAGCGCTGA